The Nocardia sp. BMG51109 nucleotide sequence GACCGGCTCGGCGCCGTTCACCTCGGCGATGAGCTGGAAGAGGTTGTAGGTGAACGAGTCGTAGTTGTCGACCAGCAGCGTGCGGAGCGGGCGAACGGACCGGTCGACGCTCACCGGACGTCCCGCACGGTGTGCACGCACCCGATCCCGGGTGCGGCCCCCTGTTCGATGCTCTTCTCCGAACGGGAACCGGTCGTGCTCATGGCTCTACACCGTATCGGGTGCTTGTTCACGACCCCGGACGGCATATTGATGGCATGTGCCTTCAGTTGAACGGGCCCGCTGGTGCACAATGTGGGACATGTCTGAGGTGCAACCGGCCGATGTGGATCGCGACGTCGTGGACTTCGCGATCGTCGGGAAGTGGATGGATGAGCAGGGCCTGCCCGGCGGCGAGTTCGACAACGTGTCCGCGCTGGGCGGCGGCACCCAGAACATCATGCTGCGGTTCACCCGTGGCGGGCGCGACTACGTGCTGCGCCGCGGGCCGAAACACCTGCGCCCCAAGAGCAACGACGTGATCCGCCGCGAGGGCCGGCTGCTCGGCGCGCTGACCGGCACCGGGGTGCGCGCGCCCGAGGTGATCGCCGCCTGCCCCGATGAGTCCGTGCTCGGGGCGGTGTTCTATCTGATGGAGCCGATCACCGGATTCAACCCGCAGACCGAACTGCCCGCCCTGCACGCGGGCGATCCGGAGATCCGGCGGCAGATGGGGCTGTCGGCGGTGGAGGCCGTCGCCCGGCTCGGTGCGCTCGACTATCGGGCCCTGGGCCTGGCGGATTACGGCAAGCCGGAGGGCTTCCTGGAGCGCCAGGTGCCGCGCTGGCTCGGCGAGCTCGAGTCCTACAGCGCCAACGAGGGCTACCCCGGTCCGGAGATCCCCGGCGTCGAGCAGGTCGGCGACTGGCTGGAGCGGCACCGGCCGGCCGACTGGCGGCCGGGCATCCTGCACGGCGACTGTCACCTGGCCAACATCATGTTCTCCTACGAGGGCCCGCAGGTGGCGGCGCTGGTGGACTGGGAGATGTCGACCATCGGCGATCCGCTGCTGGATCTGGGCTGGCAGATCGCGACCCGCCCGGAACCGGGGACCACGACGGGCTCGCTGATCGGCAAGCTCGGCGAGGTCGGCGGCCTGCCCACCCCGGCGGAGATGATCGAGCACTACGGGCGGTTCTCCGATCGCGATCTGAGCAATGTCAGCTGGTACACGGTGCTGGCATGCTTCAAGCTCGGCATCGTGCTGGAGGGCACGTACGCGCGCGCCTTCGCCGGCAAGGCGCCCCAGAAGGTCGGCGACTACCTGCACGCCATCACCCTCGAACTGTTCGACACCGCGCGCGGGCTGACGGAGTGACGGCCGTGTGAGTGCGCCCGGCGGGCGGGTCGTAGGCTCGTGCGCGTGCGAGCGCTGGAGCAGATACGGGACTGGCCGGTTCGGCATGCCGCTGCGGGAGTGGTGACCGCCTCCGGTGCCGCCCGAGCGGAAGGGGACGGCGAGCGGGTGTTCGCGCTCGCCTCGGTGACGAAACCGCTTGCGGCGTATGCGGTTCTGGTGGCGGTCGAGGAGGGCGCGATCGAGCTCGACCAGCCGGCCGGTCCGCCCGGATCGACGGTGCGGCATCTGCTGGCACACACCTCCGGCCTGGCCTTCGACACCAATGTGATCATGGCCGAACCGGGGGAGCGGCGCATCTACTCGAGCTCCGGATTCGAGGTGCTGGCGCAGTTCGTGGCCGATCGGACGGGAATCGCGTTCGCCGATTATCTGCACGAGGCGGTATTCGAGCCACTCGAAATGAAATCCTCGGTCCTGGGCGGCTCGGCCGGGCACGGCGCGCGGTCGTCGCTGCACGACATGATGCGATTCGCTGCTGAGTTGCTGAGTCCGACACTGCTTTCCGGGCAAACGTTCGCCGAGGCCACCGGGGTGCAATTTCCGGACCGCAACGGGGTGCTGCCCGGATACGGGTCGCAGCGCCCCAATGATTGGGGCCTGGGATTCGAGATCCGCGACGATAAATCTCCGCATTGGACGGGCGGCGCCAACTCGCCGCGCACCTTCGGTCACTTCGGCCAGTCGGGCACCTTCCTGTGGGTGGATCCGGCCCTCCGAGTGGCGTGTGTGGCGCTGAGCGACGAGAATTTCGGCGACTGGGCGCGCGCGGTGTGGCCGACGTTCAGCGACGCCGTGATCGCGGAGATCACGGTACCGGGCGACACGGCCGTAAAGTAACTCCCGTAACATCGGGCACTCCAGTAAACTCGGGCAACGCGCCGGGCTCTCGGCGGGATGTTGGGGAAGACGTCCCACGTCGAGGCTGGAGGTACTGGTGCGCGCATCGAGTCAGTTCGCGGACACGACGTCTGGAGTGGTGTACATCCATTCGTCGCCGGCCGCGCTGTGCCCGCACATCGAGTGGACGCTCGCATCGGCACTGAAGGCTCCCGCGAAATTGCGCTGGACATCGCAGCCGGCGGCGCCCGGTCAACTGCGTGCGACCACCGACTGGATGGGTCCCGTGGGCACCGGATCGCGGATTGCTACCGCTTTGCGAGACTGGCCGGTGCTGCGTTTCGAAGTCACCGAGGAGCCGAGCGAGGGCATCGACGGCGAGCGCTTCAGTTTCGTCCCGGGCCTGGGTCTGTGGCGCGGTGCCACCAGTGCCAACGGCGACGTGATGGTGGGGGAAATGCGTCTGCGGGAAATAGTGCGGATCGCGCGCGAGCGCGGCCGGCACACGCCCGCGGAGATCGCGGCCGATATCGACCGGGCGCTCGGCACCGCCTGGGACGACGATCTGGAGCCCTTCCGGTGGGGCGGTGAGGGCGCCGAGGTGACCTGGCTGCGCCGCGACGTCGGATAGCGGCGCGGCCGCCCGGCACCTCGTCCGGTCCGGACGGCGAGGCGCACAACGATCTGGATGTGCCCCTGCCCGTGTGGAACAGTGCTTGCAGCACACACGGAGGAGGGGGAACGTGGTGTATGGGGAGCGAGTTCTGGTCGAGACGCTGGGGGAGCGCAATACGTGGACGGCTCTGGCCGTCGACGGGCGCCCGGCACAGTGGCGTTCGCTGGTGCGGGTGCTGCCGCCGAGAATGCTCGGCGTCCTCGCCGATGCGCACGACCGCCGCGAGCCGGTCGACACATGGTTGTCGTCGTGGCTGCCGGGCGACCGGCGCACGATGGCGGTGTCCGCGACGCCGATGGTCGGTCCGGGCCGTCGGGTGCACAGCGTCCAGATGCGCAGTACGCCCGATGGTTCGGCGCTGCCGGATCTCTATACCGTTGCGGCATTCGGATATTCGGTGCCGGAACGCTCGATTCGACTCGGAGACAACACCTTCGACTGGGACCTTCCCGCCGGCCGCGCGAGTTGGACGGTGCCGGAGGCATTCCGGTTCGTCGAACGGTTCGACCGCTCGATGGAGCTGATCCTGCACACCCTGGACCCGCCCGACCGGCTGCGCTGGACGGCCGATATCACCGTCACCATGGCCGGCGCGCCCCGCCGGATCCGCCTGGCCCTGCGCTCCGATCCGGACAACCGGCTGCTGTGGCGCGGCCTGCTGCACGATGTGACCGATTCGCTTGCTCCCGAACCGATCTCACTCGAAGGCGCCACGCTGTCGGCGCTGGGGCGGCAGCAGGAGGGCCACCACCTGGCACTCACCGCGGTGCGCGATGTACGCCTGATCCGATGGATCACCGAACCGGTACCGGAGGTCCGATGGCACGGCACCGCCGACTCTCGGGACACACCCCATCCGGACGATATGGCCCGCATCTGCACGGCGATCGGCGACATGGTGCGCGGCGCCTGCACACACACGTATCTCGAGGGAATTCGCCTGCGCCGCATCGGCACCGGCTGGGTGGTCGTAGACGCCCGCTGCACCGTCCTGCCGGCGCCGAACGCCCCGGCCCTGATGTTGGTGGAGTTGACGGTCACAGGCACCTCGGATGCCCCCGATCCGGCCGAGCCGTGAACATGGCCCGACGCGCTCACCCGCGGCCCGGTCGGCGGCTACTGTCGCCCGCCGGTCCGTCGGCGCGTGGATCTCATGGGCGGTCTCCCGGGCGGAGCCGCGAAGCCCACGGGGTGTCGCTCCGCGGTGCTGTGAAAACACCCGTACCGACGACGGAGCGGGCGGCCCGATCGTCGGACCGTCCGCTCCTGTGGCACAACGGTTTACAGGGTTTACAGGGTTTACAGGGTTTACAGTGGGATGTTCTTGTTGTTGCTGGGCCGTGCGGGGGCCGACGCGAGGGCGGCGGCGATGGTGGAGCGGGTCTTGGCGGGGTCGATGACCTCGTCCACGACGCCGATCGAGACGGCGCGGCCGACGCCGCCCGCGAGGGCCTCGTGCTCGGCGGTCAGCCGCTCGATCAGCGCCTCGCGCTCCTCCTCCGGGGCCTTGGCGATGGTCTTCTTGTGCAGGATGCCGACCGCGGCCTTGGCGCCCATGACGGCGACCTCGGACTCCGGCCACGCGTACACCGCGGTGGCGCCCAGCGAGCGGGCGTTCATGGCGATGTAGGCCCCACCGTAGATCTTGCGGGTGACCAGGGTGACGCGCGGCACGCGGGCCTCGGCGAAGGCGTGCAGCAGCTTGGCGCCGCGGCGCACCACGCCCTCCCATTCCATCCCGACACCGGGCAGATATCCGGGCA carries:
- a CDS encoding GAF domain-containing protein; translation: MVYGERVLVETLGERNTWTALAVDGRPAQWRSLVRVLPPRMLGVLADAHDRREPVDTWLSSWLPGDRRTMAVSATPMVGPGRRVHSVQMRSTPDGSALPDLYTVAAFGYSVPERSIRLGDNTFDWDLPAGRASWTVPEAFRFVERFDRSMELILHTLDPPDRLRWTADITVTMAGAPRRIRLALRSDPDNRLLWRGLLHDVTDSLAPEPISLEGATLSALGRQQEGHHLALTAVRDVRLIRWITEPVPEVRWHGTADSRDTPHPDDMARICTAIGDMVRGACTHTYLEGIRLRRIGTGWVVVDARCTVLPAPNAPALMLVELTVTGTSDAPDPAEP
- a CDS encoding serine hydrolase; translation: MRALEQIRDWPVRHAAAGVVTASGAARAEGDGERVFALASVTKPLAAYAVLVAVEEGAIELDQPAGPPGSTVRHLLAHTSGLAFDTNVIMAEPGERRIYSSSGFEVLAQFVADRTGIAFADYLHEAVFEPLEMKSSVLGGSAGHGARSSLHDMMRFAAELLSPTLLSGQTFAEATGVQFPDRNGVLPGYGSQRPNDWGLGFEIRDDKSPHWTGGANSPRTFGHFGQSGTFLWVDPALRVACVALSDENFGDWARAVWPTFSDAVIAEITVPGDTAVK
- a CDS encoding phosphotransferase family protein, which translates into the protein MSEVQPADVDRDVVDFAIVGKWMDEQGLPGGEFDNVSALGGGTQNIMLRFTRGGRDYVLRRGPKHLRPKSNDVIRREGRLLGALTGTGVRAPEVIAACPDESVLGAVFYLMEPITGFNPQTELPALHAGDPEIRRQMGLSAVEAVARLGALDYRALGLADYGKPEGFLERQVPRWLGELESYSANEGYPGPEIPGVEQVGDWLERHRPADWRPGILHGDCHLANIMFSYEGPQVAALVDWEMSTIGDPLLDLGWQIATRPEPGTTTGSLIGKLGEVGGLPTPAEMIEHYGRFSDRDLSNVSWYTVLACFKLGIVLEGTYARAFAGKAPQKVGDYLHAITLELFDTARGLTE
- a CDS encoding DUF3145 domain-containing protein, with product MRASSQFADTTSGVVYIHSSPAALCPHIEWTLASALKAPAKLRWTSQPAAPGQLRATTDWMGPVGTGSRIATALRDWPVLRFEVTEEPSEGIDGERFSFVPGLGLWRGATSANGDVMVGEMRLREIVRIARERGRHTPAEIAADIDRALGTAWDDDLEPFRWGGEGAEVTWLRRDVG